A window of the Lactobacillus gasseri ATCC 33323 = JCM 1131 genome harbors these coding sequences:
- a CDS encoding ABC transporter ATP-binding protein: MTDILTTKELGKNFKNKHVLSQINIHVPEGKIYCIMGPNGAGKSTLLKMISGIEKPTEGDINFKGENWKREDLKTIGSLIEEPGLFDNLTVEDNIKLKLKLHHVENKDQEQILNTLGFGDHNQEKVKGFSTGMRQRLGIALAFMGNPDLVVLDEPTNGLDTFGIHELRELLMLEKKQGKTIIIASHMLSEIQKVADRIAILGNGELLLEEDYDQKTDLEDLFISTLEKAGIKHD; this comes from the coding sequence ATGACTGATATTTTAACCACCAAAGAATTAGGAAAAAACTTCAAAAATAAACATGTTTTGAGCCAGATTAATATTCATGTTCCTGAAGGGAAAATTTACTGCATCATGGGACCGAATGGGGCTGGTAAGTCAACTCTTTTGAAAATGATTAGTGGAATTGAGAAGCCAACTGAAGGCGACATTAATTTTAAGGGTGAAAACTGGAAGCGAGAAGATTTAAAAACTATTGGTTCATTAATCGAAGAGCCGGGCTTATTTGATAATTTAACTGTTGAAGATAATATCAAATTGAAATTAAAACTTCATCATGTTGAAAATAAGGATCAAGAACAAATTTTGAACACGTTAGGTTTTGGCGATCATAATCAAGAAAAGGTTAAAGGATTTTCAACAGGGATGCGCCAACGTCTAGGAATTGCGCTCGCTTTTATGGGAAACCCAGACTTAGTGGTTTTAGATGAACCAACAAATGGCCTTGATACATTTGGAATTCATGAATTGCGTGAATTATTAATGTTAGAGAAAAAGCAAGGAAAGACAATTATTATTGCTAGTCACATGCTTTCTGAAATTCAAAAAGTCGCTGATCGTATTGCTATCTTAGGTAATGGTGAGCTTTTGCTGGAAGAAGATTATGACCAAAAGACAGATTTGGAAGATTTATTTATTTCAACTCTAGAAAAGGCAGGCATAAAGCATGACTAA